The DNA segment CTCCGCTGCGCCGGTAAGGCGCTCCAGCGCTTCGCGATACTTGGCGGCGGTCTTGTCGATGATGTCCTGCGGCAGATGCGGACCGGGGGCTTTTTTGTCCCAGTCCAGCGTTTCCAGATAGTCGCGCACGAACTGCTTGTCGAAACTCGCCGGGCTGGTGCCGACGCGGTATTCGGCGGCGGGCCAGAAACGCGACGAGTCCGGCGTCAGCACTTCGTCGATCAGATAGAGGCGGCCATTGTCGTCGAGGCCGAATTCGAACTTGGTGTCGGCGATGATGATGCCCTTGATTCGAGCGTAAGCGGCGGCCTCGCGATACAGGCGCAGCGTGGTGTCGCGCACCTTGGCCGCGAGTTCCGCACCGATCATTTTTTCCACCGCGGCGAAGTCGATGTTTTCGTCATGGGCGCCCATCTCGGCCTTGGTCGCCGGCGTGAATATCGGCTGCGGCAGTTGCTGCGCCAATTGCAGGCCGCCCGGCAATTCGATGCCGCACACCTTGCCGCTGGTCTGGTAGTCCTTCCAGCCCGAGCCGATCAGGTAGCCGCGCGCGACGGCTTCGATGGGGAGCGGCTTGAGACGCTTCACCACCATGGAGCGGCCGCGCACCTGTTCGCGCTCCGCTTCCGTCGCGACGACCGTTTCCGGGTCGATGCCGGTAAGCTGGCTGGGTATGACATGAGCAAGTTTGCCGAACCAGAAAGCGGCGACGGCGGTGAGCACGTTGCCCTTGCCCGGAATCGGGTCAGGCAGGATCACGTCAAAGGCCGAAAGGCGGTCGGTGACGATCACCAGCAGCTTGTCGTCACCAACGGCGTAGATGTCGCGTACCTTGCCGCGGCCGAGCAGAGGCAGGCTGGCGATGCTGGATTCAAAGAGGGGAGCGCTCACGATGAGACCTCGTCCAATGTTGCGGAAAGGGGGCAGATTATAGTCCCAAGTCAGTTCCGTCGACGGTGGCGCCGGGCTGCCTGATCCCTGGCGCAAAGACCAGGCAAGCACCAGTAGCCACGTCGATGGTGTGGTCGCTTAGAACAGGGCCGCCGCAATCATGACGAGTCCGGCCAGACCGATCAGCCAAACAAGCGTACGCAGATAAACGATACCCAGCAGGTATGCCAGAAGGTACGCAACGCGCGCCCAAAAAAACATGCCGGCGCCGAGCGCTACCTGCGCGTTGTCGATTCCGGCCACATGTGCGGTGAGGGCGAGCGCAGCGAACAGCACAAAGTTTTCCAGCGTGTTCATGGCCGCGCGATCGGCGCGACCCGACAGCGGGGTGGGCGGCGGAACATGGTCCCGGTTGCCCAATCCAATCTTCAAGCCCTGCAGGGTCCACAGGCGATTGCGGAAAAAGCTGCCCAAGAGCAGGGCCAGCAGCGTCAACGCCGCCGAGTAGATGATGTAATACAGGGTTGGCGTCATTTGGGCCGTCCTGGCCGATATTACATCTAGGTATTCGATGGCTTGTAGCCGCTGGCGGTATCCGCGCCTTCACCAAAGAAATGCTTTTGCACCTGCTCGGCCAGATACTTGCGCGCCGCCGGATCCATGAGGCTGAGACGGTTCTCGTTGATGAGCATGGTCTGCAACCTGATCCACTGCTGCCAGGCTTCCTTCGAGACGCTCTCGTAAATCCGCTTGCCAAGTTCGCCCGGCATCGGGGGAAAATCGAGGCCCTCGGCTTCGACGCCGAGCTTGATGCATTTGACGGTACGTGCCATGTCGGTTTCCTTTCAAATCAAAAAAACAAATAAAGCCACAGAGGACATGACCGAAGGAAATCCCCGTGGGACAGAGTTCGCAGGGGAGAAGCAAAACCAGGAAGTACCGGCCTGAACGGTGGGTACTTGGTCGGTGTTTCCCTGGAACAAATAAATGACTCCGGTCTTTTTTCTGTGTCCTCTGTGATCTCTGTGGCTAATCGATTTTTCAAAAATCAAATCGTTTTCATCAGTACCTTGGAACGGCGCTGGAAGTTGTACATTTCGCGTCGCGGTGCCGGCAGCATTTCTACGCCGACATCATTGAAATCGCGCTCGACAAACCAGTGTGCGGTGCGCGTGGTAAGCACGAGCAGGCGCTTCAACTTCAACTTTTTCGCGCGGGTTTCGATATGGTGCAGCAACTGCTCACCATAACCGGCGCGGCGGAATTCCGGCATCACGGCAAGGCAGGCCAGCTCCGCCGCCTTTTCCCTGGCGAAGGGATACAGCGCGGCGCAGCCGACAATGACGCCATCGTGCTCGACCACGGAGAACTGCGGGATTTCCATTTCCAGCCGTTCGCGCCCGCGCCGCACCAGCGTGCCGTCGGCTTCGAGCGGCGCAATCAGGGCAAGGATGGCGCCGACATCTTCGTGCGTGGCTTCGCGCAGCCGCGCCAGCGGCGCCCGCGTGACGACGGTACCGCAGCCGTCACGCGTGAAAAATTCCATCAGCATCGCTCCGTCGGCGCGCCGGTCAAGGAAGTGCACGCGGCCGACGCCATTGCGGCAGGCGCGCACCGCGCCGGGCAGCGCGCGCACTGCTTCGGTCGATTGCGGCACTTTTCTGGTCAGCAGCATTTCGGCCTCGTCGGCGGTAAGCGCCTCGACCAGCTTGCCCTTCTTGTCCATCAACCCTGGCGCGTCGCAAAGATAAATCAGCTTATCCGCCTTCACCGCCACGGCGACGGCCTCGGCCACCTCTTCCCAGGCCAGGTTGAAAATCTCGCCCGAGGGCGAGGCGCCGATCGGGGTAATCAGCACCACGTTTTCCTGGGCCAGGTCGGCCTGGATTTCCTCGGCGATGATCTTGCGCACCGCCCCGGTATATTGGAAGTCGATGCCGCCCACCACACCCACCGGCCGCGCGGTGATGAAGTTGCCGCCGGTGACGCGCAGGAAGGCGCCCGCCATCGGCGTGTTGGGCAGGCCCTGCGAGAGCAGCGCCTCGATTTCGATGCGCGTCACGCCCATCGCGCGCTTGACGCATTCGAGCGCGGCGGCGTCGGTGACGCGCTGACCGTTGTGGAAATGCGGCTTGAGGCCGCGCGCGCGCATCTCGGCGTCGATCTGCGGTCGCGCGCCGTGCACCAGCACGAGGTGGATGCCCATGCTGTCGAGCAGGGCGATGTCGTGGGTGATGGCCTGGGCCCGTTCGCCCTCCAGTACCTCGCCGCCAAAGGCGATGACGAAGGTCTTGCCGCGGAAGGCATGAATATAGGGCGCCGCCTGACGCACCCACGCCACGAGACGGGCGTTGGAATCGGGCGGTTCGGGCGTGGCTTCCTTATTCATGGACGGCTCCATAAGCGAGTGCCGCCAATGATAGCCTACTTAAGCGCCGCCTCCAGCCGCTCGCACAGCGTCTTCAACACCTTGATGCGGGCGAAATACTTGTCGTTGGCCTCGACCAGGGTCCACGGCGCGATCTCGGTCGAGGTGCGGTCCACCATGTCGCACACGGCCATCTCGTAGGCATCCCATTTGTCGCGGTTGCGCCAATCCTCTTCGGTGATCTTGAAGCGCTTGAAACGCGTCTTTTCGCGCTCCTTGAAGCGCTTGAGCTGTTCCTCGGCCGAAATCGTCAACCAGAACTTGACGACGATGGTGCCGTTGCGATTCAGCTGATTCTCGAAATCGTTGATTTCGGCATAGGCGCGCATCCAGTCCGCCTCGGAACAAAAACCTTCAACCCGCTCGACCAGCACGCGACCGTACCAGGAACGGTCGAAGATGACGATGCGGCCGTGGCGCGGCAGGTTGCGCCAAAAACGCCATTGATAAGGATGGGCGCGCTCTTCCTCGGTCGGCGCGGCGACCGGCACGATGTCGTACCAGCGCGCATCGAGCGCGCCGGTGATGCGGCGGATGGTGCCGCCCTTGCCGGCGGCATCGTTGCCCTCGAACACGGCGATCACCGCATGCTCCCGGAAGCGCGGATCGCGCGCCAGCAGGTTGAGCCGGCCCTGCCACTTCTCCAGCTCGCTGGCATATTTCTTCACGCTCAGTTTCTGCGTCATGTCGAGCGAGTTGATCAGGTCGCGGCCATCGAGCGCGCGCTCGAAGGGTGCGATCCGGCTGCTGACCTTCTTCTTGCCGTCCTTCTGCGTCAGGCGCCGGCGCACGGTGTCGAGCACATGCCGGGCCACGGCGATGGTGCGATAGTTCTCGTCGCTGCCGTCGATCACCGTCCAGGGCGCATAGCCGCTGCTGGTTTCGCGCAGCACGTGTTCCGAGACATTGACATAATGGTCGTAATCGTCGAACAGCTTCCAGTCGCGCTTGGACACGCGCCAGCGCGTCTTGGGATCCTTTTCGAGCGCCTTGAGGCGTTTTTTCTGTCCGTCCTTGGACAGGTGGAACCAGAACTTGATCACCAGCGCGCCTTCGTCGGTGATCATCTTCTCGAAGCGCAGGATGTCGTCGATGGCGACGGTCAGTTCTGCATGCTTGATGCGGCCGCTGACGCGGGCGACGACCGGGTCGGTATACCAGTTGCCGACGAAGATGCCGATCTTGCCCTTGGGCGGCAGCGCGCGCCAGAAGCGCCACATCGGCGGGCGTTCGCGCTCTTCGTCGGAAGGCGCCGGGAAGGCATGGGTTTCGATGTGGCGCGGGTCCATCCAGGCGTTGAGCAGGTTCGCCGTTTCGCCCTTGCCGGCGCCTTCGACGCCATTGATGAGGATGATCACCGGAAGCTGCGCCGCCTGCTTGATGTCGTACTGCATGTCGAGCAGATCGGCACGCAGTCGGGCGGCCTCCCTGGCATAGGTTTTCTTGTCGAGCTTGTGACCCAGTTCAGCAGACTCAAACATGTCTTGCTCCCTCCCTTAGTCAAACAACTCGATGGGCGGGCAAAGCCCGCGACCATCTTCAGAGGAATTACTGGTGTAGTGCTTGCGAATTGACGGTACCATGCAATAAAACTATTTGTCATTCCCGCGAAGGCGGGAATCCAGAGGTGTTATCGCGAAAAACCCATGGATCCCCGCCCGGTGTGGCCCTTGGCCATTCGCGGGGAGGACGACATTTGACTGTTGGTACAAGAATTTCAAAGCACCACACTAGCAATCACCCCATATCGCCATCAATGCCGCCAGCATCGCCAGCCCGGCCGTCTCGGTGCGCAGCACACGCGGGCCGAACCCCAAAGGCTTGAAGCCGGACAGCAGCGCAATCTCGATTTCGCCCTCTTCAAAACCCCCTTCGGGCCCGACCAGAATCGTGACCGAACCTTTCGGCCTGGGCAGATCGCGCAGACGCTCGCCTGCGCCCGGCAGCAGCAACAAGCGTAACTCATTCTCCGCCGCAGGCTGTGCCAGATATTGAGGAAGATCATGCAAGGGCGAGATATTGGGCAGCATATTGGCGTTGCATTGTTCGCAGGCGGCGACCACCACATTGCGCCAGTGAAGCTGGCGCCGCGCCAGTTTCTCGCCGGACAGGCGCACCACGCTGCGTCTGGCGACGACCGGCTGGATCACGGCAACGCCGAGCTCCACCGCCTTTTGCATCACCCAGTCCATCTTGTCGGCGGCCGGCAGCGCCTGCACCAGGGTTACCCGCAACTCGGGCGCATGGCTGGCCGGATCGAAACGATCCAGCGCGACATGCACAGTTGGCTTCATGCGCACGATATGCGCCGTCCATTCCCCGCCGCGCCCATCGAACAGGCGCACCTCGTCGTCCGGCTTCAGGCGCAGCACGTTCGCTGCATGATGGGCTGCTTCGGGCGGCAGATCGACCGAAGCGCCGGGGGCGAGCAGACTGGGGGTGAAGAAGCGGGGAGACATTGGCCGATTATAGGGCGGGAGGGCGGCGCGGTTTCCCGATCGCGCCCGTTCCGCGCGGCGGAGCTGGCCGGTAATGCAAAACGAATACTGCCGCGGCAAGTCGAATCACATGAACTTTTGGCTGTGGGCCAGCGTCACGCC comes from the Georgfuchsia toluolica genome and includes:
- the pap gene encoding polyphosphate:AMP phosphotransferase, coding for MFESAELGHKLDKKTYAREAARLRADLLDMQYDIKQAAQLPVIILINGVEGAGKGETANLLNAWMDPRHIETHAFPAPSDEERERPPMWRFWRALPPKGKIGIFVGNWYTDPVVARVSGRIKHAELTVAIDDILRFEKMITDEGALVIKFWFHLSKDGQKKRLKALEKDPKTRWRVSKRDWKLFDDYDHYVNVSEHVLRETSSGYAPWTVIDGSDENYRTIAVARHVLDTVRRRLTQKDGKKKVSSRIAPFERALDGRDLINSLDMTQKLSVKKYASELEKWQGRLNLLARDPRFREHAVIAVFEGNDAAGKGGTIRRITGALDARWYDIVPVAAPTEEERAHPYQWRFWRNLPRHGRIVIFDRSWYGRVLVERVEGFCSEADWMRAYAEINDFENQLNRNGTIVVKFWLTISAEEQLKRFKEREKTRFKRFKITEEDWRNRDKWDAYEMAVCDMVDRTSTEIAPWTLVEANDKYFARIKVLKTLCERLEAALK
- a CDS encoding phosphoribosylaminoimidazolesuccinocarboxamide synthase, giving the protein MSAPLFESSIASLPLLGRGKVRDIYAVGDDKLLVIVTDRLSAFDVILPDPIPGKGNVLTAVAAFWFGKLAHVIPSQLTGIDPETVVATEAEREQVRGRSMVVKRLKPLPIEAVARGYLIGSGWKDYQTSGKVCGIELPGGLQLAQQLPQPIFTPATKAEMGAHDENIDFAAVEKMIGAELAAKVRDTTLRLYREAAAYARIKGIIIADTKFEFGLDDNGRLYLIDEVLTPDSSRFWPAAEYRVGTSPASFDKQFVRDYLETLDWDKKAPGPHLPQDIIDKTAAKYREALERLTGAAE
- the argA gene encoding amino-acid N-acetyltransferase, whose product is MNKEATPEPPDSNARLVAWVRQAAPYIHAFRGKTFVIAFGGEVLEGERAQAITHDIALLDSMGIHLVLVHGARPQIDAEMRARGLKPHFHNGQRVTDAAALECVKRAMGVTRIEIEALLSQGLPNTPMAGAFLRVTGGNFITARPVGVVGGIDFQYTGAVRKIIAEEIQADLAQENVVLITPIGASPSGEIFNLAWEEVAEAVAVAVKADKLIYLCDAPGLMDKKGKLVEALTADEAEMLLTRKVPQSTEAVRALPGAVRACRNGVGRVHFLDRRADGAMLMEFFTRDGCGTVVTRAPLARLREATHEDVGAILALIAPLEADGTLVRRGRERLEMEIPQFSVVEHDGVIVGCAALYPFAREKAAELACLAVMPEFRRAGYGEQLLHHIETRAKKLKLKRLLVLTTRTAHWFVERDFNDVGVEMLPAPRREMYNFQRRSKVLMKTI
- a CDS encoding oxidative damage protection protein codes for the protein MARTVKCIKLGVEAEGLDFPPMPGELGKRIYESVSKEAWQQWIRLQTMLINENRLSLMDPAARKYLAEQVQKHFFGEGADTASGYKPSNT
- a CDS encoding MAPEG family protein, which produces MTPTLYYIIYSAALTLLALLLGSFFRNRLWTLQGLKIGLGNRDHVPPPTPLSGRADRAAMNTLENFVLFAALALTAHVAGIDNAQVALGAGMFFWARVAYLLAYLLGIVYLRTLVWLIGLAGLVMIAAALF
- a CDS encoding 16S rRNA (uracil(1498)-N(3))-methyltransferase; the encoded protein is MSPRFFTPSLLAPGASVDLPPEAAHHAANVLRLKPDDEVRLFDGRGGEWTAHIVRMKPTVHVALDRFDPASHAPELRVTLVQALPAADKMDWVMQKAVELGVAVIQPVVARRSVVRLSGEKLARRQLHWRNVVVAACEQCNANMLPNISPLHDLPQYLAQPAAENELRLLLLPGAGERLRDLPRPKGSVTILVGPEGGFEEGEIEIALLSGFKPLGFGPRVLRTETAGLAMLAALMAIWGDC